The Sulfurimonas sp. HSL-1716 sequence TTAATATCCTCTCTCTGTCACCCGAAAGAGCATGCGCCGTCAAAGCGATTACCGGGGTAAAAACTTTTCTTTTTTTGTCATACTCTTTTATCAGTCTCGTTGCTACAATACCGTCCATTACAGGCATATCGATATCCATAAGAACAAGATCGAAATCCTCTTTTAAGAACATATCTATAGCCATCTGCCCGTTATCGGCGGTAGATACGCTATAGTTCTCATTTTCAAGGATGGTGCGCAAAAGTTTCCTGTTGATCTCATTGTCTTCGGCTATCAGTATTTTAGCCGAGTACAATTTTGAATCAAGGTTTTTGAACGTCGAATATTTTAATTTGCTCGGCGAAGCTTTTTTCCATAAAACCTTCAATACATCGTAAAGTTTATGCGGCAGAAGAGGAAGTATCACAAAACCGTCTATCTCGTCGATGATCGCTTCGCAGCCAGATTTTGCATCTTTATGGCACACTTGTACGATCTGCAGGTTTTTATAATGTGTTTTAATGGATCTTACTCTCGAACTGCTTATATAATCGGTCAGGATAAACAGTGCCAATGAAGAATCCAGCTCTTTATGAGCCAGTCCGTCGATCTCAACGACGTTCACCTCAAATCTTCTGAGATACTCCTCAAGGACCTTCTGCTGTATGGACGAACCTTTCTCTTCCGCCCACACGGCAATCTTCGATCCTGAGACGAACTCATACGGTGTTTTTTCTACGATCTTGTGTATTATCTCGAAATAAAAACGGCTGCCTTTGCCGAGCTGGCTTTTGACTTTGAGTTTCGAACCGAGCATACTTAAGAGTCTATGTGACAAGTTCAGACCTATACCGATACCGCTTTCAGCCACTCTTTGCTTTTCATAGACGGCGGCAAAAGGTCTTAATATCGTTTTTAGTTTATCCTGCGATATCCCTATACCGTTGTCGCTCACGGAATACTCTATCTGTACGTTTTCCTGATTATATCTTGCTTTGAGCTCTACGACGATCTTGCCGTCTTTATCCTTAGAATACTTCATAGCATTTGATATAAGGTTCATCAGAACTCTTTTTATCTTGTAAAAATCCCCTTCCATCTCTTTTGGGATATGAGGATCGATAAGAAAGAATATCTGCAGTTTTTTATTGCCTGTGATACTGCAATATTCGCCAAAAAACCTTTCAAACTCCTCAAACGGATAAAACGGTTCGTTCTTCACTTCTACCACACCGCTTTCGATCTGCATCATATCAAGAAGGTTTTCTATATTATCCATCATCATATGAGAGCTGCTATCTATATTGTTGACATATTCTTTTTGCGAATTATCGAGATTCGTGTTCTTTAAAAGTTCGGCAAAGCCTATTATACTGTTCATCGGCGTTCTAAATTCATGAGATATGTTTTTTAAAAACTGCTTTTTAAAGTTCTCAAAATATTCATGCGCCTTTTTCGCTCTTTCGATAATATACTGATTTTCAAGCAGGATCAGATGAAGCACGACACCGTTTAGTGCAAAACTTTGCAATCTGAGGGTGCATGGGATTATCTCCTGTTCTTTATTCTTTATATCGATGCAGTGGTCTTTTCCCTCTTCGAGTTTATTTATCCAGCCTGCAACGGAGATGTCCACACATCCCTCTTTAGGCTCCACCAGCTTGTTCATATCGTCATAATACTCTAAAAACTCGTCGTAGGTCGAGAAGCCCAAAGCTTCATAAGTGGAATAGTTACAGCCTAAAAGCTCGCCTTTGTCGTTAAATATGAAAAATAGATGTTTTTCAAGTTTGGCAAATGCCACTATGATTTCGGCATGTTCTGGAAATTGTTCGATTACTTTTGTTAAACCTTGCATTTTACACCATCATTTCTGAGAGATACTTATTTAAAATAAGATCCAGTTTATTTCGCGTAAGAGGTTTGGACAAATAATCATCCAACCCCTCGGAAAGCAGTTTTTCCCTATCACCTTCCATGGCCAGTGCAGTGACTGCGATAATAGGCATCGTGTGTCCGTTGCTGCGCAGATGTTCTTTGATCTCCCTTGTTGCCATGACCCCGTTTTTTACGGGCATATCGATATCCATAAAGACGATATCGAAATCCTTGTTGTTACAGATATCTACCGCTTCTTGTCCGTTTGAAGCGGTTACCACGCGGATATTATACTCTTGCAGCAGGATCTTGATAAGCCTCTGATTGATCAGGTTGTCTTCAACAACCAGCGCTTGAATATCCGCTCTCATCCGTTTGGATGTTTTTTCTTCTGCCGGCTTTTGTAAAAATATTTTATCCAGATGCTCCGATACGCTCGAAGGAAGCAGAGGTTTTGTTATGACCTCATCGATCACATGCGTCATCTTCGTCTGCAGCGTCTCGCCGATATCGAGCAAAAATATGACAGGAGCTTTTTTATTATGCGTTCCCAGCTCCATAAGCCATGAAGATTTGTCCTGCGAAGCAACAATATAAAGCGCATCCGTGTCTTCATATATGTTTTGATCTATACTATTGACCTTTGTAACCCCGAGAGAAAAGGAGCGCAAGTACGACGTCAAAAGGTTGGCATCGTCTATTTTTGCATCATCCAAAAGCAATACTTTCACATTTTTTTGCACCGCTATTTTAAACGACTGTCCGCTGTATTTCTCAAAATCCAATGAAAAGTTAAATATCGAACCTCTTCCCTCTTCGCTTTGAATCTTGAGCTCGCCGCCTAAAAGATGAATGAGTCCGTAAGAGAGGCTGAGCCCGACTCCCAGTCTTTGATCCGCCTCTTCTGAGGATATAAAAGGCTGCGTGATCTCGGATAACCTGCTCGCAGATATTCCTTTACCGTTGTCTTTAACACTGAATGCAACGCTGCAAGCTCCATGAGGAAGCTTTTTGAGCAGTTTGATATCGACCATGACCTTTCCGCCCCTTGGCGTGAACTTTATGGCGTTTTGTACCAGATTGTTTATTATCTGCCTTATTTTATGGATGTCGCCCTCTATAGTTTCGGGAAGCTTCGAGTCTATGAAGAAACTGACGTTTATCCCTTTATCGACCCCGTCCTCGGTAAAATATTTTGCGATCTCCTGCATATCGTGAACCAGAGAGAACTCTGTTTTGCTTACGCTTAATCTGCCGCTTTGCATCTGTGCCAGATCGAGAAGCGTCTCGATATTGGACATCAAGCTTCTTGCGGAGCTGTTCGTCATTTTGAGATATTCTGCCTGTTTTGGGGTTGGACCGGTTTTTTCCAGCAGATATAAAAATCCGAGTATTCCGTTCATCGGTGTACGGAACTCATGCCCTATATTTGAAAGTATCTTCGTTTTTAACGCGTCGATCTCGCTGGCTTTGGCTTTTGCATTTTCAAGTTCCGTGATGTTTTTGAGCTCTAAAATATACAGCTCCTGACCGGTTTCTTTAAAGACCGTGTTTTTTGCCACAAGCTCCAAAACCTTTTCCTCTTTGGATCGTACTTTTACCCGATATCCCGCTTTATTATGGATGCGGATATAGTCCATCCAGCTCTTGTCGTCTTCTGTAAATATCTCTTCTGCTTCAGATACAAAAAGCTCTCTTATACTCTCATAATTGTTTCTAAAATCATCTATATGCTCAAATCCGAAAACTTTAAAAAAAGAGTTGTTCGCACCGATATATCCGTTTTTCTTATTAAAAAAAAGGATGATAGAGTCATTGAGATCCAAAAGTTTATAAAAAAGATTTTTGTTTACGACTTCCTGTCCGTCCAAAAAACTCGAAGCTGAAACAGCCTCTTCCTCTTTATTGAAAAGTTTTGAGAATAAATCAAAAACAGACATCACATATCCTTATGATTAAAGGGATTCAAACTATTCTATCATATTCTAACTAAAAAATGTAGTCTTTTTATTTTATCTCGATAAAATTATATTTATGAAAACAGCCACAAAAAAAGAGATCCAAGAGATACATAGAATTTTTTTAGAACACTACAGCGATGCCGTAACAGAACTCCGTTACGACAACGCCTACGAACTTGTCGTCGCCGTAGCGCTTTCGGCACAATGTACGGACAAAAGAGTCAATATCATAACCCCTGAGCTTTTTAAAAGATATCCCGATGCCCGGACTTTGGCATCCGCCGATATCGACGAAGTAAAAGAACTGATCAGAAGCTGCTCGTTTTTTAACAACAAAGCCCTAAATATTGTCAATATGGCAAAACGCGTGGTCGAAGTCTATAACGGAGAGATCCCTCTTAATGAAAAAGATCTTATGACATTGGCCGGCGTCGGGCAAAAAACGGCACATGTCGTTATGATAGAGTACACGAAAGCAAATCTTATGGCAGTCGACACACATGTTTTCAGAGTTTCGCACCGGCTTGGTCTCAGCCGCGACGACACAGCGTCAAAAACGGAAGCAACGCTGGTAAGAAAATTCAAAAACGACCTTCATGCGCTGCATCAGGGGATGGTTCTTTTTGGCAGATACATCTGCACCGCTAAAAATCCCAAATGCGATACAAAATGTTTTTTAAAAGAGTTCTGTAAAAGTACCGAAAGCTTTAAACCCAAATAACTTAGATACAGACAACCGTATTGCGCCCGCCCTCTTTTGCTTTGTAAAGCGCGTCGTCCACCCTTTTGAACCAAACGTTCAAGGTGTCTCTTTTGGATACTTCACTGACGCCGCAGCTTATAGTGATATTTTCCACAACGCTGAACCTTCTTTGTGCAACGGCTTTTAAAATTTTGTTCGCGACAAGAAATGCATTTTTCTCGGATGTGTTTGGAAGAAGTATGATAAACTCTTCTCCGCCCCATCTTCCTAAGACGTCACTGTCTCTTAAAGAGGATTTTATCTCAAAAGCCACCTCTTTGAGTATCTCATCGCCTATAAGATGTCCGTATCTGTCATTTACGTTTTTAAAATGATCTATATCGCATATGATCAGCGAAGACACTTTGGAATATCTATGAAACTCAGCCATCGATTTTGCTATGAAATCATTGAATTTATTTCTATTGAACACTCTTGTGAGCATATCCATCGAAGCTTTTTCCTCCAGATGTTTCGTATTGGTTATATCTTCTCTCACCGATATATATCCCACTTTTGTTCCGTCTTTTTCATATTTGGGATGAACCCGCGTACGTATCCAAAACGGAGTACCGTCTTTTTTTCTGTTTTTCAGTTCTCCTATATATGTCTCGTTGTTGACAATTATGTCCCAAAAATTTTTGTATACTTTCTGCGGTGTCTGCTCATCTTTTAAAATATTGTGCTTTTTGCCTAGAACTTCCTCTTTTGTAAAACCCGTAAGATTGCAAAAAGCTTCGTTACAGTCGGTTATTACACCGTCTAAATCCGTAATGGATATAGGTATGTACTTATCTATCAATATCTTTGATGACGTAAGTTCATAGTTTAGGATTTGAAGTTCTTTATTTTGACTGTGCATCTTTCTTGTGGTATCCACATGTGCGCTGATATCTTCTATGATCCCCGTTACAAACTCCGTTTCGTTCATACACAGCGTATCTACGGCTATGCGGAGATGTATTAGCAGATCTCTGTTTTTTAGGGTATGTTCAAAATACTGAGGAGCAGTCGTCTCAAAGCTGTTTCGCACCGCAAAATTTAATTTATCGTTTATCAGAGTATCGGAAAAAAGGTCTGTTTCAAGAGTGTTAAATTTTTGCATAAAAGCTTTGTTAAAATGCAGATCATCGACCGAAAGGTCGGGATCTCGCTTTAATTTCGCTATAAAACTGGCAGCGGGAATATGTTCAAAAACAGTTTTATAGCTAATATTATTATTTGAAAAACAACTCATTTTAACAGTCTATAACTATTTTCATTACAATTTTCTTAAAGAATTTTTTATCGATAATTTAGGGAAAACTATTGGCTACTAACGATATTTTAGATACAATCTCTTTTATGTTAAAAGTATCCGTTTTATTATTTACTCTGTCGGCTCTGTTGTTTACCGGATGCGTCAACAGACGCGGGATATCTGCAAAATACTATAATGACTGCAACGAGTATTACGATTCAAAAGGGTATTACCATAAAGATTGCGATAAAAATATAATAGAATATGAAGACGTGAAAAAAATATTTAAAAAGAAAGAGGAGAAACCGACCGGAAACGTCTGGTAGGTTTTACTGCCATATCTATTTTATAGCGATGAAAGTCGCGAAATTCCCCCATCTAAATACCGCCTCACAATGAGAAAAGCCGCACTCTTTTGCCATTTTTATGTTTTCTGACTCACTGTAGGGGATCAAAACGTTCTCTAAAGCTTCCCGCTTTTGCATGATCTCATATTGGGAATAGCCCTGCTCTTTTTTAAAATCGTAATAATAGTCTATCAGCTCTTTATTGAGAAGCTTATGTTCGCTTATTATCTTTTCACTGAATATAAACACCCCGTTTTCGTTGAGACTGCCGCAAATCTTTCTTATCAGTTTTTCACGCACCAGCGGACGAACGAACTGCAGGGTATAGTTACTTATAAAAACATCGGCTTTTTGATAATCGAACTCCAATATGTCGCCTTCGAGAACCTCTATATCCGAATCAAAGGCATCTATCTTTTTCTTTGCCTGCTCAAGCATCGCTTTTGAGTTGTCTATGCCAATGAGGCGGACTCTCTCTTTTGAGAGATCTCTTTCTATGCTCAAAAGCGTCGAAGCGGTCGAACAGCCCAGATCGTAGACAATCGAACCGTTTTTAAGATGCCGGCTGGTGAAATGTTTCGTGATCTCCTGAGATTCTTTGTAAAACGGAACCGAACGGGAGAGCATATCGTCAAATACGGCTGCGACATCCTCGTCGAACTCAAACTGTTTTTCTATCGGTTTTGTAAAGACTTTATCTTTTTTCATCATCGCTCTGTCAGGTTCGGATCTGCTTATTGAAACCAGTGGCGCTTAATAAGCGTCGCACCCTTGTATTCATCTATCAGCACCTTTTTTACTTCATCGTCCGAGACGGACAGAAGAACGCTTTTTCCTCCGTCGTCTATCTTTATCATCTTAGGATTTTTATTGATATATACGAAATTTCCGCTTCCAAGATGCTCGAAAACGAAAGATAAAATATGGTTTGATTTGGGCAGCTGCAGCGCTTTTAAAGAGATGTCGTCAATCATGAACTGATAGATAAGACGTTTTGAGAGCAGCAAAGAAGCGAAATAAGACGCCGTCTCTCTGGATTCTTTCGTTGAAACCAGTTTCGACTGCATCGTACCGAGAGGGTTGATATTGTCTATGTTTGCACAGGCGATACCCACCATCGAAATGAACAGCTCGTCCTGACGGCCGCCGTAATATTGCTTCAGTCCGTCGGTACAGACAATGTCATATTTTTTATTTTTAAACTCTTTTATAAATTCTTCGGTTGTTTTAGCACTTATGTTAACAAAAAAAAGCATACAAATCAAAACGAAATTTCTCATAAAGCGGTTTCCTTAATAATTCTTGTGTAAAATTATATCTAATTAAAGATAGTTCTCGATACAATCCACATTATTGTTTAAAGTTTGGAATATATGACAAATAAAAAATTTAGCAACACTGATATCGTCCTTATCGATATAATCGGTTTTTCGCACAACACGTCAAAAGAGCAGCTTGAGATCATTACCTATTTGACAAAAAGCTACTCCAAGATGATACGAACACTGCTGAACAATTCGCAAATGAGCTTTAGTAAAATGATCGAAGGCATCGTCCCTACCGGCGACGGTTTTTACTGCATCTTAAATCCGAGGCTAAAAGGCTACGGAGTCATACTCGGACTCAATTTTATCTATTTTTCAGAGATGATCATCAAAAGAAACAAAAAATTCACGGGAGTAAAAGTAGCAGTTCATGCGGGAGAGGTTTATCCGTTTACGGACATACTGGGGCACACGAACTTTATCGGTGACGGATTAAACGACTGTTCAAGATATCTGCAGATAAAAAATGTGAGTCCCTCGGCTCTCATCGCTTCAAAAGCCGCTTTTGACTCGTTTGAAAAATTTTTGAGTTTTCATCCCGATTTTGAAGAGCTTATGATTGAAAGAGAACTAAAACGCAGCTCTTTACAGGAATTTGAGGATAAACATGGTAAAATAAGGGCTACTTATCTCGTTTGGCTAAGACACTCTGGTATAATTAATCCGCCAAATACGAATTTCAACTCTCTTTTAATGTAAGGAACTAAAATGCGTTTTACAATTGATGAATATTCAAAACAGTTTAAAATGTCCAAAGAGATGATAAACTCAAAACTGCGGTCTAAAAAACTAAATTACATCATTGAAAACGGTACGACTTATATCATAGTGACACGAAGTTCGCTCGATCAGGAAAAAAGAGAAGAGATTCATCAGCACAACATGCAAAAAAAATCACAGGAAACAGCCTCGAACATAACCACTAAAAAAACGACGGTTGGCATGATCTTGTCGCTATATCAAAGAGAGAACGCTCAGCTTAAACAGAAGATAAAAGAGCTGGAAAAGAAGATAGACTCTCTTGTAGACGACAAAGAGCAGATGCTTAGGGATGAGAGAGACAGGATAGAGACTATCTATGCCTCAAAAGACGAACAGCTTAAAACCATACTCGAGCTTATCAATAAAAAATTCTTACTCGAACAAAAGACCGAGACCGTACATGAAGTAAGCCTTAGCGAACTTGATACGATAAATGCTTCTATCGACGACAATTTTTCATTTGTAGAACTGAAACATTATCTAAAGACATTGGACATAGAACCGTATCAAAGAAAGATCATCAAAAGACGATTTTTAGATGCAAGAGAGCATGACATACGAGTCATTGAGCAAAACGGAAAGATCTATCTGGATTTTGCGAAATATGACTATTCAGATCTCTTAAAGTACTAAGATACCATTATTCAGAGAATAGATGCAAAAACCGACACTAACAAGAAATATCGATTCCTTACTCAAAGAGTTTGCATCGGATAACTATACACCTCTCGACAGCTGTGATTTTAGTCTGGAGGGCACCGTCACATATGTAAAGTACCCCAGTGACGAAAGCTACACAAAAATACCGGATGATCATTATAAACAGTATTCACAAGATATAAACAATGTAGTAAAAGACAAGATAAACATCAACCAAGTCTATAAAATAACTCTGTTCATAGCACATGAATGTACCATAAAACTTGAATATAAGATCAATTTCGATGAGTTCAAAACACATCCCAAACTTATCGTTCTTCCGACATCGCATATTCCGTATAAAACGATAAAGCCCAAAGAGCTCTATGTACTGTTGATAAGCGAACTCAACAAGATCAAAGCCAAAAACAGAATTCTTGTCAATTTCCATCATAACAAAATGCTTGAAGATCTTAAAAAGTTTGTCAGACATCTGTATGCGGGAAAATTTGTAAAACCTGTCAAAATACAGCTCTTTGAAGGGATAGAACCCGAACTTTCGATGCAGAGTTCCATAAATCTGATATTTAAGAACAAAACCTCTCCCGATCATCAGCTCATAGAGGTCGATAAAGACGAGATCATTTTGGAATATAGAAAACCGATATACGGCTCCAATGGTTTTAACTGCTATGGAAAACTGATAGAACACGGTGATCTCGAAGCAAAAAGTTTTGATCTGCAGATAGACGACGAATCTATATATACGGTTGAAAAAGACAACATGCTTATTTTAAAAAGCAGAAAAAAAGGTTTTGTGGATTATAACGACGGGAAGATCGCCGTCAGCAACGTCGTGAAAGTAAATAAGATAAACCGTATCCAATCCAAGATAACAGACGATGAAGACAATGAGATAGAGGTAGTCGTCGCTCAAAACGATATAACAAGGGACAGCGTCGGGGAAGGTGCGGAGATCGTCTCCGAGCGTATACATATCAACGGTCATACAGGCAGTAAATCTTTGCTAGAAGCCACAGATCTCGTCATAGACGGAGCAACCCACAAAGACTCCAACATATTCGCAAAAAATGCAAAGATCAACAGACATAAAGGCACCTTAAGATGCAACAAAGCAGAGATAACACTTCTTGAAGGCGGTAAAGTACATGCATCTTATGCCGAAGTGGGAACTTGTCTTGGAGGAAGTATCTATGCCAGGGACGTGGTCATAGATCATGTCAAAAACAATGTCACCGTTTATGCTTCCAATTCGATAACGGTAAGGCTTGTCACCGGAGAAGACAACAGCTTTATCATCGACTACAGAAAGATTCCAGTCGTTACAAGTCAGATATCTTTAATAGATGCCGATATAGACGATCTGAAGTTCAAACTCGAAGATGCTCTAAAAAGTGACAACAACACCGCTGCATCCATAGAGGAGAAGATCGACGAGTTAAAACATGAAAAAGAGCAGATAATAAGCTCTTCGTTAAAGGCTTCTATCAGTATAAAGAATCCTCTGCGCGGTCTTAATATAATCAAATTCGTTTTCTCCGACAAAGATGAGATACTCTATAAAACCTCCCCAAAACAGTACGAGAAATTTTATATCAAACTCGATGATGAAAAAGTAACACTTTATCCGGTAGGTGTCACAAAAAATATCTGACGCTTCTGCCCCCTTCTCTCTTTTAATCTTAGAACTTCGACAAAACTGCATCGATTGAAATTTTTTAAAATCTCTTCAGAATTTTTTTTATAAATTAAATACGTTTTTCCGTATACAATATACTTTTAATACATTATAATATACTTATTTCATTATAATTAATTCTATTAAATGTATATTTTATACTATTAATATAGTTTTTTATATTTATTTTCGTATAATTTAAGCTTTAATCTGTATAATAGTGGCTATGGAAATCATCGATCTGTTTAATATTCTTCACAATGCCGTCGAAGCTCGGTACAACGGTAAAAAGATATCTCAAAAAGATATGGCTAAAAAATTAGGCATACCTATGAGAACATATCAGGACTGGAGGCTTGGAAATACAAAGCCTCAGGCCTCGGCAGCCGTTATCAAGATGTTAGGATATTTGGAAGACGATGAGATCATAAGAGTAGTCAGAAAAATAAATAAGCTTGGAGACAATTAAGATGAATACATTAACCGAAAAAGAGAAAAGCGGACTTGAGGATGTGTTTAATTCAATTCATGTAGATAAAACAAAACACTCCATAAGTACCTATTTATCCTCGTTTTTACTGGTGGACAAGAATGTGTTTAAGCCTAAAATGCTTAGTTTCAAACTAAAAAAGAGTACTAAATTAACTAAAATATCACAATTATTTACAAATTATGTAAGAAAGAAGAAAAATTTAAGCAAATAAATTATAAAGTATAGCTAGCTGAATCACTAGTAAGTGCCTTTAATACTATACTTTTAGGGCCATTTACAGTGCATCGCGATCTTCAAATAAATTAAGGGTGGATGAATGAATAAGGCACAATTCGTTGAATTAGTTCAAAAAAGTGGTAGCTACAAAACTAAAGTTGAAGCTGAAAATGCAATAAAAGCTTTCACAGAAGCTGTAACGGAAGCGTTGGTTGCTAAAGAAGATGTATCTCTTGTCGGATTTGGTAGTTTTGGTGCTGCTCTTCAAAAAGGAAAAAGTGGTAAAGTTCCTGGTACTAACAAAACTTATACTACTCAAGATAAAATGGTTCCTAAATTTAAAGCTGGAAAAGGTCTTAAAGACCGTATCTCTGCTGGCAAATAACTCTTTTTTTAATGCCGCTGATATAGCGGCATTGTCATCTTCGTATGATTAGTTTAGTATTTTATGAAATATTAACCTTGTCATACAAATCTCTTATGAAGTCATAAAATGTTTTCCTCTCTCTTTTCAAATCTTTTTCCTAAAAACAAAAATTTGCTCAAAGTACCTGATTCCATATTGGTAAACAAAGTACAAGAGTGCGCACATGAAAATTCGCTTTATATTTTCAAAGACGCCAAGATCTTTCATCATGCGGATATACTGGATATTCCGCTGTTGGTCGTAGATCCTAAAAGAGGCATATATATCTTTGAGTATAAGACGTGGTGCTACAATGAGATAAAAAGCCTTAAAGCTGCCAAATCATCGCAGCAGGATTCTTCAAAAAACTCCCTTGCTTTTGAATCGAAACAAAAGTATATAAAAAGAAGGTTCAACGAGATTCTTAACAACGATGGAGCCGATATATTTAACTTCGTTCTGATGGAAAACCTTACAAAAGAGGAGTTTGAACGTCTCGACAGCTCATTTCATGAGTTGATACCTCAAAGCAGAACGCTTTTTAGTTCCGATTCCGTAAATGAGATCAAAGAGAAGCTCTTCGGTGTTTCTGACAAAAAACATGATATTTTAGATATCAATAGTATCATCTCGACTCTATTCGTCCAAAATACTATCATCTGTGAAGATCACTCCATACAGATAACCTCCGACGATCAAAATGCGATCATACGTCATGATT is a genomic window containing:
- a CDS encoding HU family DNA-binding protein, translating into MNKAQFVELVQKSGSYKTKVEAENAIKAFTEAVTEALVAKEDVSLVGFGSFGAALQKGKSGKVPGTNKTYTTQDKMVPKFKAGKGLKDRISAGK
- a CDS encoding diguanylate cyclase, whose product is MSCFSNNNISYKTVFEHIPAASFIAKLKRDPDLSVDDLHFNKAFMQKFNTLETDLFSDTLINDKLNFAVRNSFETTAPQYFEHTLKNRDLLIHLRIAVDTLCMNETEFVTGIIEDISAHVDTTRKMHSQNKELQILNYELTSSKILIDKYIPISITDLDGVITDCNEAFCNLTGFTKEEVLGKKHNILKDEQTPQKVYKNFWDIIVNNETYIGELKNRKKDGTPFWIRTRVHPKYEKDGTKVGYISVREDITNTKHLEEKASMDMLTRVFNRNKFNDFIAKSMAEFHRYSKVSSLIICDIDHFKNVNDRYGHLIGDEILKEVAFEIKSSLRDSDVLGRWGGEEFIILLPNTSEKNAFLVANKILKAVAQRRFSVVENITISCGVSEVSKRDTLNVWFKRVDDALYKAKEGGRNTVVCI
- the cmoA gene encoding carboxy-S-adenosyl-L-methionine synthase CmoA, with protein sequence MKKDKVFTKPIEKQFEFDEDVAAVFDDMLSRSVPFYKESQEITKHFTSRHLKNGSIVYDLGCSTASTLLSIERDLSKERVRLIGIDNSKAMLEQAKKKIDAFDSDIEVLEGDILEFDYQKADVFISNYTLQFVRPLVREKLIRKICGSLNENGVFIFSEKIISEHKLLNKELIDYYYDFKKEQGYSQYEIMQKREALENVLIPYSESENIKMAKECGFSHCEAVFRWGNFATFIAIK
- a CDS encoding response regulator, yielding MSVFDLFSKLFNKEEEAVSASSFLDGQEVVNKNLFYKLLDLNDSIILFFNKKNGYIGANNSFFKVFGFEHIDDFRNNYESIRELFVSEAEEIFTEDDKSWMDYIRIHNKAGYRVKVRSKEEKVLELVAKNTVFKETGQELYILELKNITELENAKAKASEIDALKTKILSNIGHEFRTPMNGILGFLYLLEKTGPTPKQAEYLKMTNSSARSLMSNIETLLDLAQMQSGRLSVSKTEFSLVHDMQEIAKYFTEDGVDKGINVSFFIDSKLPETIEGDIHKIRQIINNLVQNAIKFTPRGGKVMVDIKLLKKLPHGACSVAFSVKDNGKGISASRLSEITQPFISSEEADQRLGVGLSLSYGLIHLLGGELKIQSEEGRGSIFNFSLDFEKYSGQSFKIAVQKNVKVLLLDDAKIDDANLLTSYLRSFSLGVTKVNSIDQNIYEDTDALYIVASQDKSSWLMELGTHNKKAPVIFLLDIGETLQTKMTHVIDEVITKPLLPSSVSEHLDKIFLQKPAEEKTSKRMRADIQALVVEDNLINQRLIKILLQEYNIRVVTASNGQEAVDICNNKDFDIVFMDIDMPVKNGVMATREIKEHLRSNGHTMPIIAVTALAMEGDREKLLSEGLDDYLSKPLTRNKLDLILNKYLSEMMV
- the nth gene encoding endonuclease III, translated to MKTATKKEIQEIHRIFLEHYSDAVTELRYDNAYELVVAVALSAQCTDKRVNIITPELFKRYPDARTLASADIDEVKELIRSCSFFNNKALNIVNMAKRVVEVYNGEIPLNEKDLMTLAGVGQKTAHVVMIEYTKANLMAVDTHVFRVSHRLGLSRDDTASKTEATLVRKFKNDLHALHQGMVLFGRYICTAKNPKCDTKCFLKEFCKSTESFKPK
- a CDS encoding helix-turn-helix transcriptional regulator, with protein sequence MEIIDLFNILHNAVEARYNGKKISQKDMAKKLGIPMRTYQDWRLGNTKPQASAAVIKMLGYLEDDEIIRVVRKINKLGDN
- a CDS encoding response regulator; protein product: MQGLTKVIEQFPEHAEIIVAFAKLEKHLFFIFNDKGELLGCNYSTYEALGFSTYDEFLEYYDDMNKLVEPKEGCVDISVAGWINKLEEGKDHCIDIKNKEQEIIPCTLRLQSFALNGVVLHLILLENQYIIERAKKAHEYFENFKKQFLKNISHEFRTPMNSIIGFAELLKNTNLDNSQKEYVNNIDSSSHMMMDNIENLLDMMQIESGVVEVKNEPFYPFEEFERFFGEYCSITGNKKLQIFFLIDPHIPKEMEGDFYKIKRVLMNLISNAMKYSKDKDGKIVVELKARYNQENVQIEYSVSDNGIGISQDKLKTILRPFAAVYEKQRVAESGIGIGLNLSHRLLSMLGSKLKVKSQLGKGSRFYFEIIHKIVEKTPYEFVSGSKIAVWAEEKGSSIQQKVLEEYLRRFEVNVVEIDGLAHKELDSSLALFILTDYISSSRVRSIKTHYKNLQIVQVCHKDAKSGCEAIIDEIDGFVILPLLPHKLYDVLKVLWKKASPSKLKYSTFKNLDSKLYSAKILIAEDNEINRKLLRTILENENYSVSTADNGQMAIDMFLKEDFDLVLMDIDMPVMDGIVATRLIKEYDKKRKVFTPVIALTAHALSGDRERILSAGLDAHLAKPIDREFLLQVIDRYLSEKLTNRTNLDNFV